In Sphingobacterium sp. PCS056, the following proteins share a genomic window:
- a CDS encoding sulfatase-like hydrolase/transferase — protein sequence MELKFTILFYSDRYKSHEKEILLPDAVVADRQKSVVVLVIGESARRANFSLYGYSKNTNPLLSKVPNLYHFDANSSATYTTAGVKSILEHTDTDKLYEILPNYLYRNDVDVVWRTSNWGEPPVHIKTYQKTEALMPHCKGEGCNYDEVLLSGLKEQILTSKKNKVLVILHTSTSHGPTYNTKYPARFEVFKPVCKSVDLGKCSQAELINAYDNTIVYTDYMLAKIIDDLKQLKDYQSAMMFVSDHGESLGEKNLYMHGVPMSIAPKEQYEIPFIVWVSDGSKMVKPNKILSQNHVFHSVLKFLNVQSPVYDEGMSIFK from the coding sequence TTTTTTACAGCGATCGATATAAGAGTCATGAAAAGGAAATTTTGCTGCCAGATGCAGTCGTTGCAGATCGGCAGAAATCGGTGGTGGTTTTGGTCATTGGCGAATCGGCAAGACGGGCTAATTTTTCGTTATATGGTTACAGTAAAAATACCAATCCCTTGCTTTCCAAAGTACCCAATTTATATCATTTTGATGCAAATTCCTCTGCCACTTACACCACTGCAGGTGTAAAATCGATTTTGGAACATACCGATACGGATAAGTTATATGAGATCTTGCCCAATTATTTATATCGAAACGATGTGGATGTCGTGTGGAGAACTTCCAATTGGGGCGAACCTCCCGTCCATATCAAAACCTATCAAAAGACCGAAGCTTTAATGCCACATTGTAAGGGCGAAGGATGTAACTATGACGAGGTACTGCTGTCGGGTCTGAAGGAGCAGATTTTGACAAGCAAAAAGAACAAGGTATTGGTTATATTGCATACCAGTACCAGTCATGGTCCAACTTACAATACCAAATATCCAGCTCGTTTTGAAGTTTTTAAGCCCGTATGTAAAAGTGTTGATTTAGGTAAATGTTCGCAAGCAGAGCTGATCAATGCTTATGACAATACCATTGTCTATACCGATTATATGCTTGCAAAAATCATTGACGATCTAAAGCAGTTGAAAGACTATCAGAGCGCAATGATGTTTGTGTCGGATCATGGTGAGTCTTTAGGAGAAAAAAACTTATACATGCACGGGGTGCCGATGAGCATCGCTCCGAAAGAACAGTATGAGATCCCATTTATCGTATGGGTATCCGATGGTTCAAAAATGGTGAAGCCCAATAAAATATTATCTCAAAACCACGTGTTTCACAGTGTGTTAAAATTCTTAAATGTACAAAGTCCAGTTTACGATGAAGGGATGAGTATTTTTAAATAG